A portion of the Salarias fasciatus chromosome 15, fSalaFa1.1, whole genome shotgun sequence genome contains these proteins:
- the blk gene encoding tyrosine-protein kinase Blk, which yields MGCTCSGEKLIKDDQFYKGKHISKGSYNSHHIGSGNISSDNDDTLFVAQHDFKATNDSDLPFKKGDKLKVLQESGEWWLAKSLITGQEGLIPCNYVVRADTLEVEKWFFKDLSRRETERLLMAPGNKPGAFLVRESETCKGSYSLSVKDNVSEQGDVVKHYKIRCLDKGGYYISPSNTFPSLQELVKYYCRTADGLCQRLHAPCKQKAPQHPWAHDEWEIPRETLKMVKKLGAGQFGEVWMGYYKNTKKVAIKTLKEGTMAPEAFLQEANLMKQLQHERLVRLHAVVTKEPILIVTEFMVNGCLLDFLKTDEGRKQTLRKLIDMSAQIAEGMAYIEKKNYIHRDLRAANILVSETLHCKIADFGLARIIESEYTAQEGAKFPIKWTAPEAINFGTFSIKSDVWSFGILLTEVVTYGRIPYPGMTNPEVIRSLDRSYRMPCPDGCPEELYEIMLNCWKEKPEDRPTFDFLQNILNDFFIATEGQYEMQP from the exons ATGGGCTGCACATGCAGTGGGGAGAAACTGATAAAAGATGATCAATTCTACAAAGGAAAGCACATCTCAAAGGGCTCCTACAACTCGCACCACATC GGAAGTGGAAACATCTCCTCAGATAACG atgaTACGCTGTTTGTGGCGCAGCACGACTTTAAAGCCACGAATGACAGTGATCTACCGTTCAAGAAAGGAGACAAACTGAAAGTTTTGCAAGA AAGTGGAGAATGGTGGCTGGCGAAATCGCTCATAACTGGACAGGAAGGGCTCATCCCATGTAATTATGTAGTGCGAGCAGACACACTGGAAGTGGAAAA GTGGTTTTTCAAGGATTTGAGTCGGAGGGAGACGGAACGACTGCTTATGGCTCCTGGAAATAAACCAGGGGCTTTCCTGGTTCGAGAGAGCGAGACCTGCAAAG GATCCTATTCACTGTCGGTCAAAGATAATGTGTCAGAACAAGGGGACGTGGTGAAACACTACAAGATCCGCTGTCTGGACAAAGGTGGTTACTACATCTCCCCATCCAATACATTCCCATCGCTGCAGGAGCTGGTGAAATACTACTGCC GCACAGCAGATGGTTTGTGTCAGCGTTTACACGCTCCCTGCAAGCAGAAGGCCCCTCAGCACCCATGGGCGCACGATGAGTGGGAGATTCCCCGAGAAACCCTGAAGATGGTGAAGAAGCTGGGCGCAGGGCAGTTCGGAGAAGTGTGGATGG GCTACtacaaaaacaccaagaaagTTGCGATCAAGACGCTGAAGGAGGGAACGATGGCGCCGGAGGCGTTCCTCCAGGAGGCCAACCtgatgaagcagctgcagcacgaGCGCCTCGTCCGGCTGCACGCCGTGGTCACGAAGGAGCCCATCCTCATCGTCACAGAGTTCATGGTCAATG gTTGCCTTTTGGACTTTCTAAAAACAGACGAAGGACGAAAGCAGACGCTACGTAAGCTGATCGACATGTCAGCACAG ATCGCTGAAGGCATGGCGTACATCGAGAAGAAGAACTACATCCACCGTGACCTGCGTGCCGCCAACATCCTGGTCAGCGAGACTCTGCACTGCAAGATAGCAGACTTCGGCCTGGCCAGGATCATCGAGTCCGAATACACCGCCCAAGAAG GTGCTAAATTTCCAATTAAGTGGACGGCTCCAGAGGCCATCAACTTCGGCACATTCAGCATCAAATCAGACGTCTGGTCCTTCGGGATCCTCCTGACAGAAGTGGTGACTTATGGAAGAATACCGTACCCAG GAATGACCAACCCGGAGGTGATCAGGAGCCTGGACCGGTCGTACAGGATGCCGTGTCCGGACGGCTGTCCTGAGGAACTCTATGAAATCATGCTGAACTGCTGGAAAGAGAAGCCCGAGGACCGGCCCACGTTTGATTTCCTGCAGAACATCCTCAACGACTTCTTCATTGCTACGGAAGGACAATATGAGATGCAGCCATGA